A DNA window from Vigna unguiculata cultivar IT97K-499-35 chromosome 10, ASM411807v1, whole genome shotgun sequence contains the following coding sequences:
- the LOC114165236 gene encoding uncharacterized protein LOC114165236: MASKGNSKGIPQGYLEGHLRRLAEKEIGETFMDVLALTLYGVVLFPNMENFVDQATIDVFVAYKIHSESPVTTVLADVYGGLNLCYALKRKKMLCCVPILYVWFISRVRLGTVNAECQIGELPHGGVEIRGAKEWAQFCAGLNGGKIRWCVPGLPKSHVISCGDFPNVPLIDTRSCVNYNPVLAQRQFGCPIKSSPTPESLVAIWTYYEEGISQDLIRRVRSAWGEVLRVEKDPRPWVIDGKISYRRWILERVNMIKLPFKSYSPAPERLEPAESEEVKGLKEEIEKMKLKNAKLINELQSLRREHVDLRRDNEEMAKAYEGILKQQREERDHAFRVKQDLAAASTALKSRDRERCSSSI, from the coding sequence ATGGCCTCCAAGGGCAACTCGAAGGGGATCCCCCAAGGGTATTTAGAAGGGCACTTGCGTCGTTTGGCTGAGAAAGAGATAGGGGAGACGTTCATGGATGTGTTGGCTCTCACACTATATGGAGTCGTGCTCTTCCCTAACATGGAGAATTTTGTTGATCAAGCGACCATCGATGTGTTTGTCGCTTACAAGATTCATTCAGAAAGCCCAGTCACTACGGTTCTAGCTGATGTGTACGGGGGTTTGAATTTGTGCTACGCActcaagaggaagaagatgttATGTTGTGTACCTATATTGTATGTATGGTTTATATCCCGAGTCCGATTGGGTACAGTAAATGCTGAATGTCAGATTGGGGAATTGCCACATGGCGGCGTTGAAATTCGAGGGGCGAAAGAATGGGCCCAATTCTGTGCAGGTTTGAATGGGGGAAAGATTAGATGGTGTGTCCCTGGGCTGCCCAAGTCGCATGTCATTTCTTGTGGGGATTTCCCTAACGTCCCTTTGATAGACACTAGAAGTTGTGTGAATTATAACCCTGTTCTGGCTCAACGACAGTTTGGGTGTCCAATTAAGAGCTCTCCAACTCCAGAATCTCTGGTTGCCATATGGACTTATTATGAAGAAGGAATTTCTCAAGATCTAATTCGACGAGTTAGGAGTGCCTGGGGTGAGGTTCTGCGCGTAGAAAAAGACCCAAGGCCATGGGTAATAGACGGGAAAATATCTTACCGACGATGGATTCTGGAAAGGGTTAATATGATCAAGTTACCCTTCAAATCATACTCCCCTGCTCCGGAGCGATTGGAACCTGCTGAGTCTGAGGAGGTTAAAGGGCTAAAAGAAGAGATCGAGAAGATGAAACTAAAAAATGCCAAATTAATTAACGAGCTTCAAAGTCTCCGACGTGAGCATGTGGATCTGAGGCGTGATAATGAGGAAATGGCAAAGGCGTATGAAGGGATTCTCAAGCAACAAAGAGAAGAACGAGATCATGCTTTCAGAGTGAAACAGGATTTGGCCGCAGCAAGCACCGCATTAAAATCAAGGGACCGAGAGAGATGCAGCAGCAGCATCTAA